The segment CATTCAAGTACAAGCAcaacatacacatgtaaataccggtaattaaatataaattatcaaaaaattaagaaatcctACAAATTAAGaagaataatttattttcttctgAAAATCAGAAATGATCCTAATATTATTAAATCTTACAATGTTTAAATATTCTtaacttaataaataaataaaaaaaaaaaattattcattgacTACCAAAAGCAGTTGATATAACTAGTTGATTTGACAGTTTCTACCGGTAGTTGTGcaattaacatacatgtattttcattttacaaataaaacatgATGGAcgattaaatgaaacaaaaaaattaacaactgGGGAACTGGAAACACAGAAGAAAGTTCACTGTCCAAATGTATTTTCCCCACTGTATGCAATATATAGAAATCCATCTTCATCCTTGTGTTCCTCATATACCTGCCCCATGCTTGCACTGGAAATAACAGTACAGTAAATATTAACAGAAGAAGCAGTACCAGGTTAATATTAAAGGTGAGAATTAACCTTCACctgtaaattatttgaaaatcgtTTTATTCATTTACCGTAATATTCAATATTGGAAAATATTGGTTTCAGGGAATGATTATACAATTCATACATACGGGTATTCAGCTTTACTTACTATACCTGTGAActtaaaatatctttatcatACATGTTTCTTATTGAGAATATGCTGCAAAACAGCTCTGTAGCCAAGTCTAGagtatttctttgaaattattGTGACATAGATGACATAGAGTCTAaaaatgcttatatatatattcaatatgtaAAATCCTAAGTAACTAATAATTTATGGCATGATAGCTTGTCCAGTATTTGCAGACATTTTAAAGTGCAAGTGATTAAATCAAACTATgctattaaaatcattaagatgtttgagaaaataaaatgttacttaGAAGTACAGAGAAGTGCCTTTCTGAACAGAAAATTTTTTGTATTCAATAATTGGTAGCCTCATCATCGCTGTGTGATCAAATGACATCAAGAATTCAATTAATAAACTAAAACTGTCACGAACAGACATAAGCACACAGTGACAGCTATGATGACTCTTTTTCTTAGTAACTGTGTCACGTAGATCAGTAAACCTATCAGTCATGTGCTTAAGCACAAGTGTGTCTTTACACAATGAACCCACCTAGACTGGGGTAAAACTTTTCCTACAAACAGAAAGATGGCTTTTTCTGAGGGTAGCTGAATCCTCTTCCTAATGATCCACATAAACTGAGCCACAGAGATATCATTGGGGACCAGGAACTTGCGTTTGTCTATGTCCTGAATCTGGGATTTCGGGTCTTTCTCCACGATTACctatttttgtagaaaaaatgtgaaatatttaaatatgttttcattgtttGGCAAAGATGACATTTCACTGTTTACATGCATCTTaagaaagtttatttttaagaaaatgtacattaaacagaaatatttttattatttaacagaAGTAATTATTAATCAACAGATCTTTTGGCCAGTAGCATAAAATATTCTTAGTAAGGACTGCTGGCATCcctatcatttttatttgttttataaaagtagcatataaacaatatcatgataattTACTCACAGGAATTCTCTCTGGGTACTTGTCCCTAATCTTTGTGGACTCTGCCTTCCTCTGTTCTATAATGAATACcaaacaaatgtttcaaatatccTAATTGCATGTGCAATATGTCTCTGACACTTAACAATATTTCCTGAaaacattattacatgtaacatatcaACATTTAACTTTAAGTACCTACTTAAATTGTGAGCTACTTTTGACATTCTATAGTACAcacatagaatatacaatatttttttcatttttgtctttGACGTAACATTTCTATTATTTCCTAACTAACAATATTCCAACCTTCTAGCATTCGTAGTTTGATCTTGAGCAAGTtatgtaaactttttaaattcatatcattttgataaaatgtaatgtcaaaATATACTCCTCATTTATTACAAACAACACCCACTAGTACATAATTACTATATACAGggaaattttattttcgcccctgtTGTCAgagggcaaatttaagactagGCGTATTCTATGTTACAATTATTTCTATTTACACAACTGCaactgggcgaattcaagactgggcgaaaccgtttgcaagtgtagaagggcgaaaataacacggggcaaaaataaccctgtatacagtatgtaaCTACAAGAACGACTCTCAATGAGGTATAACCTTAAAATTCCattattttgctttatttttatctttgaatgggaagtattatatttttcatagaaaagaaaaaatagatataCCCTGGTAAGTACATGgcacaatatttacatttgcaaattaTATGTTTCCTTGTATGAAcctatataaaaacaaaaacgttcaattctgtgaGAATTTTTTCATGAAGTCAAGATGATAACAGTGAGCACATGTTGTTTGACGGTTGCATTATTGCAAACATAAAAACAAGGAAATGTTAATTAATTATGAACAATTTTCCTTTCTAAAATGTAACTTTAGGtataataaacagcaattttaaaaatttcacagGGATATGAACTTGCTTGTTATgagatcaaatcttctgagagGCTCTTCAGGCTCAGGATCTGATCATGTACCAACCAAGTTTATATCCCACTGAACTTTTTAactaataaaaattttcaaatcttttatgcgcttaatttatttttatttttttctgctatCTAACACAACATGAGAAAACATGATGAATAAAGACATGCAAGCTTATCATAAGTACATTACAACAAACATTGGAATCTCTAGGGAAAATTTGCCATGAATTCAGGAAACGAACATATAGAA is part of the Magallana gigas chromosome 3, xbMagGiga1.1, whole genome shotgun sequence genome and harbors:
- the LOC105331926 gene encoding gamma-aminobutyric acid receptor-associated protein-like 2, with amino-acid sequence MKFKFREEHTFEQRKAESTKIRDKYPERIPVIVEKDPKSQIQDIDKRKFLVPNDISVAQFMWIIRKRIQLPSEKAIFLFVGKVLPQSSASMGQVYEEHKDEDGFLYIAYSGENTFGQ